The following are encoded together in the Methylomonas methanica MC09 genome:
- the purM gene encoding phosphoribosylformylglycinamidine cyclo-ligase has product MSAEQHDSLNYKSAGVDIEAGNALVDRIKPIAAKTRNAGVMAGLGGFGSLFELPLDRYKNPVLVSGTDGVGTKLKLALDMNQHNTVGIDLVAMCVNDIVVQGAQPLFFLDYFATGKLDVDTAAAVIEGIGNGCEQAGAALVGGETAEMPGMYSDGDYDLAGFCVGIVEKDRIIDGSKVKAGDKLIGIASSGPHSNGYSLIRKIIERSGLALTDSVNSKPLGETLLTPTRIYVKPLLELLKNVDVHAMAHITGGGITENLPRVLPDNLSAEIKLASWQLPDIFVWLQQQGNVTLADMLITFNCGVGMIVCVDESEEAATLACLNQQGETAFSLGEIVSANGSQRVFYS; this is encoded by the coding sequence TTGAGCGCAGAACAGCACGATAGCCTAAATTATAAGAGCGCGGGCGTCGACATTGAAGCCGGCAATGCTTTAGTCGACCGCATCAAACCTATCGCGGCCAAAACCCGCAATGCCGGCGTGATGGCCGGACTCGGCGGCTTCGGTTCGCTATTCGAACTCCCGCTGGATCGTTACAAAAATCCGGTATTGGTTTCAGGCACCGATGGCGTGGGCACCAAATTGAAATTGGCACTGGATATGAACCAGCACAATACGGTGGGCATAGACTTGGTTGCCATGTGCGTCAACGATATCGTGGTACAAGGCGCTCAACCCCTGTTTTTTCTAGACTATTTCGCCACCGGCAAACTGGACGTCGATACTGCGGCTGCAGTGATTGAAGGCATAGGTAATGGTTGCGAGCAAGCCGGCGCGGCGCTGGTGGGCGGCGAAACCGCGGAAATGCCGGGCATGTATAGCGACGGCGATTATGACTTGGCCGGCTTTTGCGTTGGCATCGTGGAAAAAGACCGCATCATCGACGGTAGCAAAGTCAAAGCCGGCGATAAATTGATAGGCATAGCCTCATCCGGCCCGCATTCCAACGGCTATTCCTTGATTCGTAAAATCATCGAACGCAGCGGGCTGGCCTTGACCGATTCCGTCAACAGCAAACCCTTGGGTGAAACCCTGCTGACACCCACCCGGATTTACGTAAAACCGTTATTGGAATTACTCAAAAACGTCGATGTACATGCCATGGCCCATATTACCGGTGGCGGTATCACTGAAAACCTGCCCCGCGTTTTACCGGACAATCTGAGCGCCGAAATCAAACTGGCAAGCTGGCAACTGCCGGATATTTTTGTCTGGCTGCAACAGCAAGGCAATGTGACTTTAGCCGACATGCTGATTACGTTTAATTGCGGCGTAGGCATGATTGTTTGCGTTGATGAAAGCGAAGAAGCCGCCACCTTGGCCTGTTTGAATCAACAAGGCGAAACGGCCTTCAGCCTGGGCGAAATAGTGTCCGCTAATGGCTCTCAGCGCGTTTTTTACAGCTGA
- a CDS encoding IS630 family transposase, whose product MRTPMKLDLNEQDRSTLNRWVKSRAIDEKQTLRARIVLMTADRIASQEIMDTLKISAPTLNLWRRRFVECGIDGLKKGKTRPSRVPPLPVEKVQEVLTLTLTGKPTHATHWSCRTMAEQVGISRMAVHRIWREHQLKPHRVKGFKVSNDPQFEEKLRDVVGLYLDPPEKAIVFSVDEKSQIQALDRTQPGLPIKPGKNGTMTHDYKRHGTTTLFAALNVHEGTVIGECLPKHRNDEFLKFLKLLDRRTDKNLAVHLIVDNYATHKHPNVKAWLDKHPRFQMHFTPTSASWVNLVERFFRDITEERIRRGVFRSVDELKQAIMQYLDHRNLHPKPYQWTATPDAILTKVAKAKEMLRTLH is encoded by the coding sequence ATGAGAACACCAATGAAACTTGATTTGAATGAACAAGACCGTTCTACGTTGAATCGGTGGGTAAAAAGCCGAGCGATAGACGAGAAGCAGACGTTGCGGGCGCGGATTGTATTGATGACAGCGGACCGAATAGCTTCGCAGGAGATCATGGACACCCTGAAGATCAGCGCGCCGACGCTGAATTTATGGCGCCGGCGTTTTGTGGAGTGCGGTATCGATGGGTTGAAAAAAGGTAAGACGCGGCCCTCGCGAGTGCCGCCATTGCCGGTGGAGAAGGTGCAGGAAGTGTTGACGTTGACGCTGACCGGCAAGCCGACCCATGCCACCCACTGGAGTTGCCGGACAATGGCGGAGCAGGTCGGTATTTCACGTATGGCTGTTCATCGCATTTGGCGGGAGCACCAGCTAAAGCCGCATCGGGTCAAGGGCTTCAAGGTCTCGAACGACCCGCAGTTTGAAGAGAAGTTACGGGACGTGGTGGGACTGTATTTGGACCCGCCGGAGAAAGCCATCGTGTTTTCCGTGGATGAGAAAAGCCAGATCCAGGCACTGGATCGCACGCAACCGGGTTTACCCATAAAACCCGGCAAGAACGGCACGATGACACATGATTACAAACGCCACGGTACCACCACCTTGTTTGCCGCCCTTAATGTCCATGAAGGAACGGTGATCGGCGAATGTTTACCCAAACACCGTAACGATGAATTCTTGAAATTCCTGAAACTACTCGACCGTCGGACCGACAAAAACTTAGCCGTCCACCTGATCGTCGACAACTACGCCACTCACAAGCATCCCAACGTGAAAGCCTGGCTGGACAAGCATCCGCGCTTCCAGATGCACTTTACCCCGACGTCGGCATCCTGGGTGAATTTGGTTGAGCGATTCTTTCGGGACATCACCGAAGAACGCATCCGGCGTGGGGTGTTTCGTAGCGTCGACGAGCTGAAGCAGGCTATCATGCAGTACCTTGATCATCGCAATCTTCACCCAAAACCTTATCAATGGACGGCGACTCCAGATGCCATCTTAACCAAAGTCGCCAAAGCTAAAGAAATGTTGAGGACGTTACACTAG
- a CDS encoding DUF7689 domain-containing protein, whose product MPPRNLDQMETTELQQSFPNITVEHVRVTLEVGEDYNCVAYAVDETEHYEPGSVAEMRRFMELRGYYEVPAGSYGADIDFLGVDPSYVRHVTRRYRGPWPMDVPPVVDLWESKLGPGDMAITHCRHDLSVSGANMTQLGGVIASFKKR is encoded by the coding sequence ATGCCGCCCAGAAACCTCGATCAGATGGAAACCACCGAACTCCAACAAAGCTTCCCCAACATCACTGTAGAACATGTGCGTGTTACCCTGGAAGTGGGCGAGGATTACAACTGCGTCGCATACGCCGTGGATGAAACGGAGCACTACGAACCAGGCTCCGTCGCGGAGATGCGCCGTTTTATGGAATTGCGCGGATACTACGAAGTACCGGCGGGCAGCTACGGCGCGGATATCGATTTTCTGGGGGTCGACCCCAGCTATGTCCGCCATGTGACGCGTCGCTACCGTGGTCCATGGCCGATGGATGTACCGCCGGTGGTGGATTTATGGGAGTCCAAACTGGGCCCTGGCGACATGGCCATCACCCACTGCCGCCACGACCTTTCTGTAAGCGGGGCAAACATGACTCAACTCGGCGGCGTCATTGCTTCCTTCAAAAAGCGCTAG
- the leuB gene encoding 3-isopropylmalate dehydrogenase, translating to MKHYKIAVLAGDGIGPEITQEALKVLKVIEERNDVTFELMPALFGACAYFETGDAFPQATIDICDQADAILKGPIGLSHEESKKIPVDKQPERGALLPMRRRYNTYANFRPVSLPKSLAHFSPLKPEIIGEGIDLIMVRELVGGLYFGNKERGVNDKGLRYVRETLEYDEEQIRRIMHEAFKLASKRRKLLHNIHKSNVLMSSVLWNEVMEEVAKDYPDVEVVNYLVDAAATALCLKPTQFDVMVMENMFGDILSDQGGGVLGSLGLMPSACIGPEKAYYEPSHGSAPDIAGKNIANPYSMIGSVAMMLENSFDMAAEAKNVWAAMQGVFADGYSTADLSKPGSGVTMISTVEFGDKVVEKLRQMPKV from the coding sequence ATGAAGCATTATAAAATCGCAGTATTAGCCGGCGACGGTATCGGCCCAGAAATTACTCAAGAAGCGCTCAAGGTTCTGAAAGTTATCGAAGAACGCAACGATGTGACATTCGAATTAATGCCGGCCTTGTTCGGCGCTTGCGCCTACTTCGAAACCGGCGATGCGTTTCCGCAAGCCACCATCGATATTTGCGATCAGGCTGATGCGATTTTGAAAGGCCCAATTGGTTTAAGCCACGAAGAATCGAAAAAGATTCCGGTCGACAAGCAACCCGAGCGCGGTGCGCTGCTGCCCATGCGCCGTCGTTACAACACCTATGCCAATTTCCGCCCGGTTTCCTTACCCAAATCCCTGGCGCATTTCTCGCCTTTAAAACCGGAAATCATTGGCGAAGGCATCGATCTGATCATGGTGCGCGAACTGGTCGGCGGCCTGTATTTCGGCAACAAGGAGCGCGGCGTCAACGACAAAGGTTTGCGTTATGTGCGTGAAACCTTGGAATACGACGAAGAACAAATCCGCCGCATCATGCACGAGGCGTTCAAACTGGCCAGCAAGCGCCGCAAGTTATTGCACAATATCCATAAAAGTAACGTGTTGATGTCCAGCGTGTTGTGGAACGAAGTGATGGAAGAAGTCGCCAAGGATTATCCGGACGTTGAAGTCGTCAATTATTTGGTCGACGCGGCAGCCACCGCACTGTGCCTGAAACCGACCCAGTTCGACGTCATGGTAATGGAAAACATGTTCGGCGACATTCTCAGCGACCAGGGCGGTGGCGTGCTGGGTTCCTTGGGTCTAATGCCATCCGCCTGCATCGGCCCCGAAAAAGCCTATTACGAACCCTCGCACGGTTCAGCACCGGATATCGCCGGCAAAAACATCGCAAATCCTTATTCGATGATAGGTTCGGTGGCGATGATGCTGGAGAACAGCTTCGACATGGCGGCGGAAGCCAAAAATGTTTGGGCGGCCATGCAAGGCGTTTTTGCGGACGGTTACTCGACAGCCGATTTATCTAAACCCGGCAGCGGCGTAACCATGATCAGCACAGTGGAATTCGGCGATAAAGTCGTCGAAAAACTGCGTCAAATGCCGAAGGTTTAA
- the glgB gene encoding 1,4-alpha-glucan branching protein GlgB has product MGNLSNVALDDEAVKIQEARHHDPFSVLGRHQQGKSLKVRLYSPYAESVGFADGGPEIPRLPGTDFFEYVAQPGELPGHYRLDWIDKDGGKHSGYDPYDFGVQLPDFDRQLFAEGKHWHVYRKMGAHLHSVDNISGVLFTVWAPNAGRVSVIGDFNRWDGRCHPMRSLGGSGIWELFYPGLDAGCLYKFEILNRNSGQVLTKTDPYGQQFELRPKTSSIVVREDSYQWHDQAWMDSRSGHDWLHEPMSIYEVHLGSWRHDAEGNFLSYRDQAVQLVDYVKGLGFTHIELMPITEHPLDASWGYQTTDYFAPTSRFGTPDDFRFFMDICHQNHIGVILDWVPAHFPKDEFALARFDGTPLYEHEDPRKGEHRDWGTLIYNYGRNEVKNFLLSSAIFWLEEFHLDGLRVDAVASMLYLDYSREDGEWIPNQYGGNENLEAIDFFRELNSVTHQQHPGTVMMAEESTAWGGVTRPTWTGGLGFSMKWNMGWMNDILEYMKEDPVHRRYHHDKLTFGMLYAFTENFTLPFSHDEVVHGKGAMVSKMPGDEWQRFANLRLLYTMMFTYPGKKLLFMGCEFGQGTQWDFSRQLDWYVLDYPHHKGVQTLLKELNDLYKAQPALYKNDFDHQGFDWIDCHDAEQSVISYRRKDGSDELVVVLNFTPVVRDPYRIGVPVAGDYQEIFNSDSGVYDGSNVINTSIASDPIPWMNLQHSINLRLPPLSGIIFKLKQGNKTVAENIGNGATTR; this is encoded by the coding sequence ATGGGAAATCTATCAAACGTCGCGTTAGATGACGAAGCGGTTAAAATCCAAGAGGCCAGACATCATGACCCCTTTTCGGTTTTGGGGCGCCACCAACAAGGTAAGTCACTAAAAGTTAGACTTTATTCGCCTTATGCTGAATCGGTTGGTTTTGCGGATGGCGGGCCGGAAATTCCGCGTTTACCCGGAACCGACTTTTTCGAATATGTAGCTCAGCCCGGAGAATTGCCCGGCCATTACCGACTAGACTGGATCGACAAGGACGGTGGCAAACATTCCGGTTACGACCCGTATGATTTCGGGGTGCAGTTGCCGGACTTCGATCGGCAATTATTCGCCGAGGGCAAACACTGGCACGTGTACCGGAAGATGGGCGCGCATCTGCATAGTGTCGATAATATCTCCGGGGTTTTGTTTACCGTTTGGGCGCCCAATGCCGGTCGGGTCAGCGTGATCGGCGATTTCAACCGTTGGGATGGCCGTTGTCATCCGATGCGCAGCTTGGGTGGCAGCGGTATTTGGGAGCTGTTTTATCCCGGTCTGGATGCAGGCTGTTTGTATAAGTTCGAGATATTAAACCGCAATAGCGGTCAAGTGCTGACCAAAACAGACCCCTATGGCCAGCAATTCGAGTTACGGCCCAAAACCTCGTCGATTGTGGTGCGGGAGGATAGCTATCAATGGCATGATCAAGCCTGGATGGATAGCCGGAGCGGGCATGACTGGCTGCATGAACCGATGTCGATTTACGAGGTACATTTGGGTTCCTGGCGGCATGATGCGGAAGGCAACTTTTTAAGCTATCGCGATCAGGCGGTCCAACTGGTTGACTATGTGAAAGGGCTGGGTTTTACCCATATCGAATTAATGCCTATTACCGAACATCCGCTGGATGCGTCCTGGGGTTATCAAACCACCGATTATTTTGCCCCCACCAGCCGTTTTGGCACGCCAGACGATTTTCGTTTTTTCATGGACATCTGCCATCAAAACCACATTGGCGTGATACTGGACTGGGTGCCGGCCCATTTTCCCAAAGACGAATTTGCCCTTGCCCGCTTCGACGGTACACCTTTGTACGAGCATGAAGATCCCCGCAAGGGCGAGCATCGCGACTGGGGTACCTTGATCTACAACTACGGGCGTAACGAAGTCAAAAACTTTTTGCTTTCAAGCGCGATTTTTTGGTTGGAAGAGTTTCATCTGGACGGTTTACGGGTCGATGCGGTGGCCTCCATGTTGTATTTGGATTATTCCCGCGAGGACGGAGAATGGATACCGAATCAATACGGCGGCAATGAAAATCTGGAAGCTATCGATTTCTTCAGGGAATTAAATTCAGTCACCCATCAGCAGCATCCGGGCACCGTGATGATGGCGGAAGAATCCACGGCGTGGGGCGGCGTGACCCGGCCGACCTGGACTGGCGGCTTAGGGTTTTCGATGAAATGGAACATGGGCTGGATGAACGATATCCTCGAGTACATGAAGGAAGACCCCGTCCACAGACGCTATCATCACGATAAATTGACTTTCGGCATGTTGTACGCCTTTACCGAAAATTTCACCTTGCCGTTTTCCCATGACGAAGTGGTGCATGGCAAAGGGGCCATGGTGAGTAAAATGCCGGGCGACGAATGGCAGCGCTTTGCCAATCTACGCTTGTTGTATACCATGATGTTTACTTATCCCGGCAAAAAACTGTTGTTCATGGGCTGCGAGTTCGGTCAGGGTACGCAGTGGGATTTCAGCCGCCAATTGGATTGGTATGTGCTGGATTACCCGCATCACAAAGGTGTGCAAACCCTGCTGAAAGAATTAAATGATTTGTATAAAGCGCAGCCTGCTTTGTATAAAAATGATTTCGATCACCAAGGTTTCGATTGGATAGACTGCCATGATGCCGAGCAATCCGTGATCAGTTACCGGCGGAAAGATGGTTCGGACGAATTGGTCGTGGTGCTCAACTTTACCCCGGTCGTCAGGGACCCGTATCGAATCGGCGTACCGGTAGCCGGCGACTATCAGGAAATTTTTAATTCCGATTCAGGTGTTTACGACGGCAGCAATGTGATTAACACCTCGATTGCTTCCGACCCCATACCCTGGATGAACCTGCAGCATTCCATCAACTTGAGATTACCACCGCTGAGCGGGATTATATTTAAACTTAAACAGGGTAATAAGACTGTCGCCGAAAATATCGGAAATGGGGCGACAACGAGGTGA
- a CDS encoding PEP-CTERM sorting domain-containing protein (PEP-CTERM proteins occur, often in large numbers, in the proteomes of bacteria that also encode an exosortase, a predicted intramembrane cysteine proteinase. The presence of a PEP-CTERM domain at a protein's C-terminus predicts cleavage within the sorting domain, followed by covalent anchoring to some some component of the (usually Gram-negative) cell surface. Many PEP-CTERM proteins exhibit an unusual sequence composition that includes large numbers of potential glycosylation sites. Expression of one such protein has been shown restore the ability of a bacterium to form floc, a type of biofilm.), with the protein MHNRILQNLVISLVLIFGLAGQVVVAGVLTLDDFSQYQRLSDEGGLPGSSNDIINGIAGSDLLNVSRTFIGEATASVSGSKITIKSQNGLLKIANGPASAGQASILWNFDPVDLTKFGTGLRLEVVAIDLNVSAEIIVNGIANSGTKTFAAADDFLVDFNDFSNNTVFSSVNSIRLNFSGPLAWDGQFKFSLDGMPRATVTSVPVPSAYFMMGSGLLGLIGISRRRAVINR; encoded by the coding sequence ATGCATAATCGAATACTGCAAAATTTAGTGATATCCCTGGTATTGATATTTGGTCTTGCCGGGCAAGTGGTCGTTGCCGGCGTGTTGACCTTGGATGATTTTTCACAATATCAACGTCTCAGTGACGAAGGGGGGCTGCCGGGCTCAAGCAACGACATTATTAACGGGATTGCCGGTAGCGATTTATTAAACGTGTCTCGTACTTTTATTGGTGAAGCGACGGCAAGTGTTTCCGGATCAAAAATCACTATCAAGTCGCAAAACGGCTTATTGAAAATAGCCAATGGCCCTGCGTCGGCCGGACAGGCCTCTATCTTGTGGAATTTTGATCCCGTTGATTTAACAAAGTTTGGAACCGGGTTGCGCTTGGAAGTGGTAGCAATCGATTTGAATGTGAGTGCTGAAATTATTGTTAACGGCATTGCCAATTCTGGCACCAAAACCTTTGCCGCCGCAGACGATTTTCTGGTTGATTTTAATGATTTTTCCAATAACACCGTGTTTTCAAGCGTTAATAGTATACGCCTGAATTTTAGCGGTCCATTGGCATGGGATGGTCAATTTAAATTTTCATTGGATGGAATGCCGCGCGCAACTGTTACCTCTGTGCCGGTGCCATCGGCTTATTTTATGATGGGCTCAGGTTTGCTGGGTTTAATCGGTATTTCCAGGAGAAGAGCGGTTATAAATCGTTAA
- a CDS encoding alpha-isopropylmalate synthase regulatory domain-containing protein codes for MNTRHLPAATVSRKIELMDTTLRDGEQTQGVAFTPMEKVSIAKALLQFLRVDRIEVASARVSEGEKEAVTQINQWAAAEGFAERVEVLGFVDHTRSVDWIRSTGGKVINLLAKGSEKHCREQLGKTLDQHCADVLQTIGYAHEQGLKINLYLEDWSNGYKDSPDYVYGFMDRLQHSQVSHFMLPDTLGVMAPDEVFTSLGDMCRRYPALHFDFHPHNDYGLATANVMAAVRAGVSAVHCTINCLGERAGNASLAEVAVVLRDKMAIELAIDESHLVRISDMVENFSGKRIAANAPIVGADVFTQTAGIHADGDQKGGLYKTRLGPERFARTRSYALGKMSGKASLKKNLEQLELDLSEEDQKKVLARIVSIGDSKQTITTDDLPFIIADVLESKSYQHIKLLAYSISSGMDLQSTISLRVDVKGDKHQSTGAGSGGFDAFIDAIGKVLANYDYTLPALADYEIRIPKGGHTSALTECVITWDCGNELRKTRGVHVNQVFAGILAAIKLINIQLHEMESAGQTTG; via the coding sequence ATGAATACTCGACATTTACCCGCCGCCACGGTTAGCAGAAAGATTGAACTGATGGACACTACCCTGCGAGATGGCGAACAGACGCAAGGTGTGGCTTTTACACCGATGGAGAAGGTCAGCATCGCCAAGGCGTTGTTGCAGTTTTTACGCGTCGACCGCATCGAAGTGGCCTCGGCCCGGGTTTCGGAAGGGGAAAAAGAAGCCGTCACCCAGATCAATCAATGGGCTGCCGCAGAGGGCTTTGCCGAGCGCGTTGAAGTATTGGGTTTTGTAGACCATACCCGCAGTGTAGATTGGATTCGTTCAACCGGCGGAAAAGTGATCAACCTTTTGGCCAAGGGTAGCGAGAAACATTGCCGGGAACAACTCGGCAAAACTCTGGATCAACATTGCGCCGATGTGCTGCAAACTATCGGTTATGCCCACGAGCAGGGGCTAAAAATCAATCTGTACCTGGAAGATTGGTCGAACGGCTATAAGGATAGCCCTGATTACGTGTACGGCTTTATGGACAGACTGCAACATAGTCAGGTAAGTCATTTCATGCTGCCGGATACGCTAGGCGTAATGGCGCCTGACGAAGTGTTCACCAGTCTCGGCGACATGTGTCGGCGTTACCCGGCCCTGCATTTCGATTTTCATCCGCATAACGACTACGGACTGGCCACCGCCAACGTCATGGCGGCGGTGCGCGCCGGCGTTAGCGCTGTGCATTGCACCATCAACTGTCTCGGAGAGCGGGCCGGCAATGCCTCTCTGGCGGAAGTGGCGGTGGTGTTGCGGGATAAAATGGCGATTGAATTAGCCATAGACGAAAGCCATTTGGTGCGTATTAGCGACATGGTGGAAAATTTCTCCGGCAAACGTATCGCCGCTAATGCGCCAATTGTCGGTGCCGATGTGTTTACCCAGACCGCCGGGATTCACGCCGATGGCGATCAAAAAGGGGGGCTATACAAAACCAGGCTGGGGCCGGAACGTTTTGCGCGCACCCGCAGCTATGCCCTGGGCAAGATGAGCGGCAAGGCTTCCTTGAAAAAAAACCTGGAGCAACTGGAGTTGGATCTTTCCGAAGAAGATCAAAAGAAAGTGCTGGCGCGCATCGTCAGTATCGGCGACTCCAAACAAACCATTACCACCGACGATCTGCCGTTTATTATTGCCGATGTGTTGGAAAGCAAGAGTTATCAGCATATCAAGTTGTTGGCGTATTCGATCAGCAGCGGCATGGATCTGCAGTCCACCATTAGTCTGCGCGTTGATGTTAAGGGCGATAAACATCAGTCTACCGGAGCCGGCAGTGGCGGATTTGATGCATTTATCGACGCTATCGGCAAAGTGCTTGCCAACTACGATTACACGTTACCCGCTCTGGCCGATTACGAAATACGCATTCCCAAAGGCGGTCATACCAGCGCGTTGACCGAATGCGTGATTACCTGGGATTGCGGGAATGAATTGCGCAAAACGCGCGGCGTGCACGTCAACCAAGTCTTTGCCGGCATATTGGCCGCGATCAAACTGATTAACATTCAGTTGCATGAAATGGAGTCTGCCGGGCAAACAACCGGCTAG
- a CDS encoding DUF2066 domain-containing protein, producing the protein MIFTKGKQVCLLVFLLAYLTAMPAEAVEVKGLYEIELIANSQSAADREQAIKQALYAVLSRVLVADDISQIPAVQQVLNGAQHYVKQFQYSLISADEYSASDARLMRVEFDEDQLLEVMRKSQVGIWSEIRPETLVWLVVDEDGKRQFYNPESMPDFESALALASKIKGVPVIFPMLDLEEQQRISVSEVLGADSRNLLAVSARYEVPAVMAGRVTKKGQCWQGDWAFYFDNKIKQWRSDCLPLKAAMQAGMGGAYGVLANYYGVKPKQD; encoded by the coding sequence ATGATTTTTACTAAAGGAAAACAAGTGTGTTTGCTGGTATTTTTATTGGCCTACCTTACCGCGATGCCTGCGGAGGCTGTGGAAGTCAAAGGCTTGTATGAAATTGAATTGATAGCTAACAGCCAGTCCGCCGCCGACCGGGAGCAGGCAATCAAACAGGCTTTATATGCTGTATTGAGCCGGGTGTTGGTGGCCGATGATATTTCCCAAATTCCGGCGGTGCAGCAGGTTTTAAATGGCGCTCAACATTACGTTAAACAATTTCAATATTCTTTGATTTCCGCCGATGAGTATTCCGCCAGCGACGCCCGCTTAATGCGGGTGGAGTTTGATGAAGACCAGTTATTGGAAGTGATGCGCAAAAGCCAGGTGGGGATTTGGAGCGAAATCAGGCCGGAAACCTTGGTGTGGCTGGTCGTAGACGAAGACGGCAAACGGCAGTTTTATAATCCCGAGTCCATGCCGGATTTTGAAAGCGCGCTGGCGTTGGCTTCCAAAATTAAAGGTGTGCCTGTCATCTTTCCGATGCTCGATTTGGAGGAGCAGCAGCGTATCTCGGTCAGCGAAGTGTTGGGAGCGGATTCCAGGAACCTGCTTGCGGTGTCGGCACGTTACGAAGTACCTGCAGTCATGGCGGGCAGGGTCACCAAAAAAGGCCAATGTTGGCAGGGGGACTGGGCGTTTTATTTCGATAATAAAATCAAGCAGTGGCGTAGCGATTGCTTGCCTCTAAAAGCAGCTATGCAAGCGGGGATGGGCGGGGCTTACGGTGTGTTGGCCAATTATTACGGAGTTAAACCGAAACAAGATTAG